In one Tessaracoccus palaemonis genomic region, the following are encoded:
- a CDS encoding glutamine amidotransferase, producing the protein MKPFLLLSTRPEDEAVMGEREAILRFSGLAEQDLVQYRVERESLPPIDLGDFSGILLGGGPFNSSDRVKSGLQLRVEADLAPVVAAVVARDFPFLGLCYGIGALTANLGGQVDRTFGEAVGVVDVTLTDEGRADALFDGVPGVVRAFVGHKEACTVLPPGAVLLATGADCPVQAFRVGRNIYATQFHPDLDGPGLARRIDIYQEAGYFPPAETDELMRMALAAPLSPEVHLLVRNFVERAAS; encoded by the coding sequence GTGAAGCCGTTCCTGCTGCTCAGCACCCGCCCCGAGGACGAGGCGGTCATGGGAGAGCGCGAGGCCATCCTGCGGTTCTCCGGGCTGGCGGAGCAGGACCTGGTGCAGTACCGGGTCGAGAGGGAGTCGCTGCCGCCGATCGATCTGGGGGACTTCAGCGGGATTCTGCTGGGAGGCGGCCCGTTCAACTCCAGCGACCGGGTCAAGTCCGGCCTGCAGCTGCGCGTCGAGGCCGACCTCGCCCCGGTGGTCGCCGCCGTCGTGGCGCGCGATTTCCCGTTCCTCGGGCTCTGCTACGGCATCGGCGCGCTGACCGCCAACCTCGGCGGCCAGGTCGACCGCACCTTCGGCGAGGCCGTCGGCGTCGTGGACGTGACGCTGACCGACGAGGGGCGCGCCGACGCGCTGTTCGACGGTGTGCCGGGTGTCGTGCGCGCCTTCGTCGGGCACAAGGAGGCATGCACCGTGCTGCCGCCGGGCGCGGTGCTGCTCGCCACGGGGGCCGACTGTCCGGTGCAGGCCTTCAGGGTCGGGCGCAACATCTACGCGACGCAGTTCCACCCCGACCTCGACGGACCGGGGTTGGCCCGTCGCATCGACATCTACCAGGAGGCCGGCTACTTCCCGCCCGCGGAGACCGACGAGCTGATGCGGATGGCCCTGGCGGCCCCGCTCAGCCCCGAGGTCCACCTCCTGGTGCGCAACTTCGTCGAGCGCGCCGCGAGCTGA
- a CDS encoding carboxylate-amine ligase translates to MKIPFGQSRQSTIGIEWELAVVDATTLEQVPAAELVLSHVDDPVDGPIRREYLTSMIEIVSGVHSHVDRAVAEMRSHLDFVLEKLDAHGLTLMGAGAHPFGDPTRQSPGDKAQYRRVTERNGWWGRHMAINGLHIHTGIDSRDKALPIVFGLARFTPYFIALSASSPYWEGEDTNFASQRTMMFQQLPTNGLPYHMNDWAQLERFASQLEGVGLIQNPSEIRWDVRPSSWGTVENRTMDSVPTSFEVGALAAFSQCIVEWMSRVLARGDEIDALPHWFLRENKWRAARYGLAADVITPRKEEYLIHVDDGIRMWADIVAPIADELGCAEELGHVLELVDRGPSYRRQRRIVSAGGSTHDVARALVDELRSGQPRFQEARK, encoded by the coding sequence ATGAAGATTCCTTTCGGCCAGTCGCGTCAGTCCACGATCGGCATCGAGTGGGAACTGGCGGTGGTCGACGCGACCACGCTGGAGCAGGTCCCCGCCGCCGAGCTGGTCCTCAGCCACGTCGACGACCCCGTGGACGGGCCGATCCGGCGCGAGTACCTGACCTCCATGATCGAGATCGTCTCCGGGGTGCACAGCCACGTCGACCGGGCCGTCGCGGAGATGCGCTCTCATCTCGACTTCGTCCTGGAGAAGCTCGACGCACACGGGCTCACGCTGATGGGCGCGGGAGCCCATCCGTTCGGGGACCCCACGAGGCAGAGCCCGGGCGACAAGGCGCAGTACCGCCGGGTCACGGAGCGCAACGGCTGGTGGGGCCGCCACATGGCGATCAACGGCCTGCACATCCACACCGGGATCGACTCCCGCGACAAGGCGCTGCCCATCGTCTTCGGGCTGGCCCGCTTCACCCCGTACTTCATCGCGCTGTCGGCCTCGTCCCCGTACTGGGAGGGCGAGGACACGAACTTCGCGTCGCAGCGAACCATGATGTTCCAGCAGCTTCCGACCAACGGGCTGCCGTACCACATGAACGACTGGGCCCAGCTTGAGCGGTTCGCCTCGCAACTGGAGGGGGTGGGGCTGATCCAGAACCCGTCCGAGATCCGCTGGGACGTGCGTCCGTCGTCGTGGGGCACCGTCGAGAACCGCACGATGGACTCGGTGCCGACCTCGTTCGAGGTGGGCGCGCTGGCGGCTTTCAGCCAGTGCATCGTCGAGTGGATGTCGCGGGTGCTCGCCCGCGGCGACGAGATCGACGCGCTCCCGCACTGGTTCCTCAGGGAGAACAAGTGGCGCGCCGCCCGCTACGGGCTTGCCGCCGACGTCATCACCCCGCGCAAGGAGGAGTACCTCATCCACGTCGACGACGGGATCCGGATGTGGGCCGACATCGTCGCGCCGATCGCCGATGAGCTGGGCTGCGCCGAGGAACTCGGCCACGTCCTGGAGCTTGTCGATCGGGGCCCGAGCTACCGTCGGCAGCGCCGCATCGTCTCGGCGGGCGGCAGTACCCACGACGTCGCCCGTGCGTTGGTCGACGAACTGCGTTCCGGCCAGCCGCGGTTCCAGGAGGCAAGGAAGTGA
- a CDS encoding amino acid aminotransferase, whose product MSLFERAELAPADPILGLTEAFTVDKRAQKVNLGVGVYLDEDGRLPLMRAVQEASERITQAARPHAYQPIDGMPAYRSAVRAMVFGESDAISDGRVVTVQSLGGTGALRIGGDLLRVLSAGPKLLVSNPSWENHRAIFSRAGFEVDTYRYYDAELKGIDFEGMIADLDAAEAGTVVVLHACCHNPTGYDLDAAQWDRVIEVLISRSLVPFLDMAYQGFGSGIAEDGAVVDRFTSSGLMFLLSTSYSKSFSLYGERVGSLSVVVEDSTVAARVLSQLKTLIRTDYSNPPTEGAAIVSTVLLDEELRSMWADELSHMRTRIQTLRTSLVAALTERGIDDMEFIAQQRGMFSYSGLPREQMVALRSEFGIYGLDSGRICVAALNDRNLGYVADAIASVRAASPAGA is encoded by the coding sequence ATGTCGCTTTTCGAACGCGCCGAACTCGCCCCTGCCGACCCGATCCTCGGACTCACCGAGGCCTTCACCGTCGATAAGCGCGCACAGAAGGTGAATCTCGGCGTGGGCGTCTACCTCGACGAGGACGGCAGGCTCCCCCTGATGAGGGCTGTGCAGGAGGCCAGCGAGCGCATCACGCAGGCGGCCCGCCCGCACGCCTATCAACCCATCGACGGGATGCCCGCCTACCGGAGCGCCGTCCGTGCCATGGTCTTCGGCGAGTCCGATGCCATCAGCGACGGTCGCGTGGTCACGGTCCAGAGCCTCGGCGGCACCGGCGCCCTGCGCATCGGCGGCGACCTCCTGCGGGTGCTGTCTGCGGGCCCGAAGCTGCTCGTCTCGAACCCGAGCTGGGAGAACCATCGCGCCATCTTCAGCCGCGCCGGCTTCGAGGTGGACACCTACCGCTACTACGACGCCGAGCTCAAGGGCATCGACTTCGAGGGCATGATCGCCGATCTCGACGCCGCCGAGGCTGGCACGGTGGTCGTGTTGCACGCCTGCTGCCACAACCCCACAGGTTACGACCTGGACGCGGCGCAGTGGGACCGCGTGATCGAGGTCCTGATCAGCCGCTCGCTCGTTCCCTTCCTCGACATGGCCTACCAGGGCTTCGGCTCCGGCATCGCGGAGGACGGAGCGGTCGTCGACCGGTTCACCTCGTCGGGCCTGATGTTCCTGCTGTCGACGTCGTACTCGAAGTCGTTCAGCCTCTACGGCGAGCGCGTCGGCTCGCTGTCGGTCGTCGTGGAGGACTCCACGGTCGCTGCACGCGTGCTCAGCCAGCTCAAGACGCTCATCCGGACCGACTACTCGAACCCGCCCACCGAGGGGGCGGCGATCGTGTCGACCGTGCTGCTGGACGAGGAGCTGCGCTCGATGTGGGCCGACGAGCTCTCGCACATGCGCACCCGCATCCAGACGCTGCGCACCTCCCTGGTCGCGGCTCTCACGGAGCGCGGCATCGACGACATGGAGTTCATCGCCCAGCAGCGTGGGATGTTCAGCTACTCGGGCCTGCCCCGGGAACAGATGGTCGCGCTGCGCTCCGAGTTCGGCATCTACGGTCTCGACTCGGGCCGTATCTGCGTCGCGGCGCTGAACGACCGCAACCTCGGTTACGTGGCGGACGCGATCGCGTCC